From one [Ruminococcus] lactaris ATCC 29176 genomic stretch:
- a CDS encoding Type 1 glutamine amidotransferase-like domain-containing protein, translated as MKLFLCSHFSSVGSLIKEEIDNKKVAFIPTASLREGYTGYVGSARKLFNKLGAAVTEIDISTEAYLTIQSVFEDADVIYFTGGNSFFLMDQLRKTGTDELLKKELAKGKLMIGESAGAIICAPTIQYIEQMDEKPEDYSQEDDAGLDLIDFYVLPHYLTAPFKKVTEKIMTEFSDLNLCPINNHQGIVIDGEGSKVICKD; from the coding sequence ATGAAACTGTTTTTATGTTCGCACTTTTCAAGTGTAGGAAGTTTGATAAAAGAAGAAATTGATAACAAGAAAGTCGCATTTATTCCCACAGCTTCGCTGCGTGAAGGCTATACCGGTTATGTCGGCTCGGCTCGAAAGCTATTCAATAAACTGGGAGCAGCCGTAACGGAAATTGATATTTCAACGGAGGCTTATTTAACGATACAGTCCGTTTTTGAAGATGCGGATGTGATATATTTTACTGGTGGAAATTCGTTCTTCCTTATGGATCAGCTCCGTAAAACGGGAACGGATGAGCTATTGAAGAAGGAATTGGCAAAGGGAAAACTGATGATTGGTGAATCGGCGGGTGCGATTATATGCGCTCCAACTATCCAATATATTGAACAAATGGATGAAAAGCCGGAGGACTACTCACAAGAAGATGATGCAGGGCTTGATTTGATTGATTTCTATGTTCTTCCGCATTATCTTACAGCACCATTTAAGAAAGTTACTGAGAAAATAATGACTGAATTTTCGGATTTGAATCTATGCCCAATTAACAACCATCAGGGAATTGTAATTGATGGTGAAGGTTCAAAGGTTATTTGCAAAGACTAA
- a CDS encoding DUF6440 family protein, producing the protein MAKKEERFEVIFRDGSQLKDEGVRQILVDKETGVNYLCWKSGYGASITPLLDSEGKVIVTK; encoded by the coding sequence ATGGCAAAGAAAGAAGAAAGATTTGAAGTTATATTTAGAGACGGAAGTCAGCTTAAGGATGAAGGGGTTCGTCAAATCCTTGTAGATAAGGAGACTGGGGTTAACTACCTTTGCTGGAAATCCGGATATGGAGCCAGTATTACACCTCTTCTGGATTCGGAAGGAAAAGTCATAGTTACAAAGTAA
- a CDS encoding phage tail tape measure protein — translation MAGNRIKGITVEIGGDTTKLQTALKGVNTEIRNTQSQLKDVEKLLKLDPGNTELIAQKHRLLAQAVSETREKLETLKTAQQQADEALRNGTISQDQYDALQREIIETEQELRRLEQQAEQSATALQKIGATGEKLQTVGNKISSVGQKLIPVTGVVTGLGTAAVKTAADFDSAMSKVAAVSGATGSDFDKLRDKAREMGAKTKFSATEAADAMNYMAMAGWKTEDMLSGIEGVMYLAAASGEDLATTSDIVTDALTAFGLTAADSGHFADVLAAASSNANTNVSMMGETFKYCAPVAGALGFSVEDTAEAIGLMGNAGIKASQAGTSMRSIMTNLTGDVKLSGAAIGDVTIATTNADGSMRSLSAILADCRGAFAGMTEAEKANNAEALVGKNAMSGFLALMNAAPEDIEKVSGAVNNCKDAAKNMADTMQDNLEGQLTILKSQLQELAISFGDLLMPAVRSIVSGLQGMVDVLNAMPDEVKCVIMIVALLAAALGPVLIIIGKTLSAIGTIMTWAPKLAGAISAVKGAFAALSATMMANPIAIVIAAIAALVAAFIYLWNTNEEFRQFWIRLWNEIKEVAVQVWTAVSQFLVSAWNGIRNTAVAVWNGIRDFFSGLWAGIKTLFTTVVTAISTFLVGAWNGIRATVMAVWNAISAFLGSVWNGIRSVITNVVNGIRTFLQSAWNGIRTVITAVMNAIRTVISTVWNGIRTIISTVLNGIRGTVNSVWNGIRNTISSVVNGIKNTVSGAFNAMWSGIRSTISGIYNTIRDGLGNAVNYITGLASAGWRWGADIINGIVNGIRSCIGAVANAVTDVANTIRSHLHFSVPDEGPLTDFESWMPDFMSGLAEGIEKSRGMVKAAVNSVAADMVVSPQMAVADGSVMTGTGSSGSADLTAGIVAALKDVLGDQKGQQGDLVIPVYLGNQLLDEVIVTAQQRMSLRSGGR, via the coding sequence ATGGCAGGGAACAGAATTAAGGGGATCACTGTCGAGATTGGCGGCGATACCACGAAATTACAGACTGCCCTGAAAGGGGTTAATACTGAGATCAGGAATACGCAGAGCCAGCTGAAGGATGTGGAGAAGCTTCTGAAGCTGGATCCGGGGAATACGGAGCTGATCGCGCAGAAGCACAGGCTGCTGGCACAGGCGGTTTCTGAGACCAGGGAAAAGCTGGAGACTTTGAAGACTGCACAGCAGCAGGCGGATGAGGCACTGCGGAACGGGACGATTTCCCAGGATCAGTATGATGCACTGCAGAGGGAGATTATTGAGACGGAGCAGGAACTGCGGAGACTGGAACAGCAGGCAGAGCAGTCTGCAACTGCCCTGCAGAAGATCGGGGCAACCGGTGAGAAGCTGCAGACGGTTGGAAACAAGATTTCTTCCGTGGGACAGAAGCTGATTCCGGTAACGGGAGTGGTGACAGGGCTTGGAACGGCGGCGGTGAAAACTGCCGCTGATTTTGACTCTGCAATGAGTAAGGTGGCGGCTGTGTCCGGGGCGACGGGATCGGATTTTGATAAGCTCAGGGATAAAGCCAGGGAGATGGGTGCCAAGACAAAGTTCTCTGCGACTGAGGCGGCAGATGCCATGAATTACATGGCGATGGCCGGATGGAAGACGGAGGATATGCTGTCCGGTATTGAAGGTGTTATGTATCTGGCTGCGGCATCCGGGGAAGACCTGGCAACGACTTCTGATATTGTGACAGATGCGCTGACGGCCTTTGGGCTGACTGCAGCGGATTCGGGACATTTTGCAGATGTGCTGGCGGCTGCTTCCAGTAATGCCAATACGAATGTGTCCATGATGGGCGAGACGTTCAAGTACTGTGCGCCGGTTGCGGGGGCGCTGGGATTCTCGGTTGAGGATACTGCGGAAGCCATTGGTCTGATGGGCAATGCGGGTATCAAGGCTTCCCAGGCAGGTACTTCCATGCGATCCATCATGACCAACCTGACCGGGGATGTGAAGCTGTCGGGTGCGGCGATCGGGGATGTGACCATTGCTACTACCAATGCGGATGGTTCCATGAGGAGCCTGTCTGCAATTCTGGCTGACTGCAGGGGAGCTTTTGCAGGAATGACGGAAGCTGAGAAGGCAAATAATGCGGAGGCTCTGGTTGGAAAGAATGCAATGTCCGGGTTCCTTGCACTGATGAATGCGGCTCCGGAGGATATTGAAAAGGTGTCCGGGGCGGTGAATAACTGCAAGGATGCGGCAAAGAACATGGCGGATACCATGCAGGATAATCTGGAGGGGCAGCTGACCATTTTGAAGTCGCAGCTTCAGGAACTGGCGATTTCTTTCGGGGATCTGCTGATGCCTGCGGTGCGGAGTATTGTTTCCGGACTGCAGGGGATGGTGGATGTGCTGAATGCCATGCCGGACGAGGTGAAATGTGTGATCATGATCGTTGCACTTCTGGCTGCGGCATTGGGGCCTGTGCTGATCATCATAGGCAAGACCCTGTCGGCTATTGGAACGATTATGACATGGGCACCGAAGCTTGCCGGTGCGATCAGCGCGGTGAAGGGAGCTTTTGCGGCGCTGAGTGCCACGATGATGGCAAATCCGATCGCTATTGTGATCGCTGCCATTGCAGCTTTAGTGGCGGCGTTTATTTATCTCTGGAATACGAATGAAGAGTTCCGGCAGTTCTGGATCAGGCTGTGGAATGAGATTAAGGAAGTCGCTGTCCAGGTATGGACGGCGGTTTCCCAGTTTCTGGTTTCTGCATGGAACGGGATCCGGAATACGGCGGTGGCTGTATGGAATGGCATCCGTGATTTCTTTTCCGGTCTGTGGGCTGGGATTAAGACACTGTTCACAACGGTTGTTACTGCAATTTCTACGTTCCTTGTGGGAGCATGGAATGGGATCCGGGCAACAGTCATGGCGGTGTGGAATGCGATTTCAGCATTTCTTGGTTCTGTCTGGAATGGAATCAGGTCTGTTATTACGAATGTGGTGAACGGTATCCGGACATTTTTGCAGAGTGCATGGAATGGTATCCGCACAGTCATTACTGCGGTGATGAATGCGATCCGGACGGTGATCTCTACGGTCTGGAATGGCATCCGGACAATTATTTCTACCGTGCTGAATGGAATCAGGGGTACTGTCAATTCCGTGTGGAACGGAATCAGGAATACGATTTCTTCTGTGGTGAACGGGATTAAGAATACAGTTTCCGGTGCTTTTAATGCCATGTGGTCCGGGATCCGGAGTACGATTTCCGGAATCTATAATACGATCAGGGACGGTCTGGGAAATGCGGTGAATTACATTACGGGTCTTGCGTCTGCCGGATGGCGTTGGGGTGCGGATATCATCAATGGCATTGTGAATGGAATCCGGAGCTGTATTGGTGCAGTTGCCAATGCGGTGACGGATGTGGCAAATACGATCCGTTCCCATCTGCATTTCTCTGTGCCGGATGAAGGGCCTCTGACGGATTTTGAGAGCTGGATGCCGGACTTTATGAGCGGTCTGGCTGAGGGCATTGAGAAGAGCAGGGGCATGGTGAAGGCTGCTGTGAACAGTGTGGCTGCGGATATGGTGGTTTCGCCGCAGATGGCTGTGGCTGATGGCAGTGTGATGACTGGTACGGGATCGTCCGGCAGTGCGGATCTGACAGCCGGTATTGTGGCGGCGCTGAAGGATGTGCTGGGTGATCAGAAGGGACAGCAGGGTGATCTGGTGATTCCGGTTTATCTGGGGAACCAGCTGCTGGATGAGGTGATCGTGACAGCACAGCAGAGAATGAGTCTGAGGAGCGGAGGTAGATAG
- a CDS encoding helix-turn-helix domain-containing protein — translation MAKRALTEAQKNRIWQLSEEDGFSQSKIAPLYDVSQSTIHNVLKEKRHEAEIAELKNQMQNAMARGVQAAIEDGSVSPTNSPLYLEDK, via the coding sequence ATGGCAAAAAGAGCACTTACTGAAGCACAAAAAAATCGCATTTGGCAACTTTCAGAAGAAGACGGTTTTTCTCAGTCAAAAATAGCGCCTTTATATGATGTATCTCAGTCTACAATCCATAATGTTCTGAAAGAAAAACGCCATGAAGCTGAAATTGCGGAATTAAAAAATCAAATGCAAAATGCAATGGCCCGTGGAGTTCAAGCAGCAATCGAAGATGGTTCAGTATCACCAACCAACAGTCCCTTATACTTAGAAGACAAGTAA
- a CDS encoding major tail protein translates to MSDKNNKVKYNLKNAHYALLTVGEDGAVSYAAPVPLPGSVSLSLDANGEPENFYADGIAYYVINNNMGYDGDLELALIPESFRTDVLREKLDAKGVLIENSDAELALFALLFEFDGDVRHIRHVMYNCSASRPKIEGKTNEEKKEVQTETLTIKATPLSDGKVKAKTGNTTDATVYADWYKAVYLPAADPASLQADNGGKSVVDAAGNGKALS, encoded by the coding sequence ATGTCTGATAAGAATAACAAGGTGAAGTATAACCTGAAAAATGCGCATTACGCTTTACTGACGGTCGGGGAGGACGGGGCGGTGTCCTATGCAGCACCGGTGCCGCTTCCGGGATCTGTATCACTCTCCCTGGATGCCAACGGGGAGCCGGAGAATTTTTATGCGGACGGTATTGCGTACTATGTGATCAACAACAATATGGGATATGACGGGGATCTGGAGCTTGCACTGATTCCGGAGAGCTTCCGGACGGATGTGCTGAGAGAGAAGCTGGATGCCAAGGGCGTTCTGATTGAAAACTCGGATGCAGAGCTGGCACTGTTTGCCCTGCTTTTTGAGTTTGACGGGGATGTGCGCCATATCCGCCACGTGATGTATAACTGTTCGGCTTCCCGTCCGAAGATTGAGGGCAAGACCAACGAGGAGAAGAAGGAAGTGCAGACGGAAACGCTGACCATTAAAGCCACGCCATTGTCGGATGGAAAGGTGAAGGCAAAGACAGGAAATACTACGGATGCAACTGTTTATGCAGACTGGTACAAGGCGGTGTATCTGCCGGCCGCGGATCCGGCTTCTTTGCAGGCTGATAATGGTGGAAAGTCTGTTGTGGATGCTGCAGGAAATGGAAAAGCACTGAGCTGA
- a CDS encoding HK97 gp10 family phage protein — MAGDRCTVSQMADVIMEGLEEYAQLAADDMKKAVKKAGAQARKDIQENAPVKTGAYAKSWAAKTTKETANAMEIVVYSRNRYQLAHLLEFGHALRKGGRTRAFPHIAPAEERAAQTLEREVEKALR; from the coding sequence ATGGCAGGGGACAGGTGTACAGTCAGCCAGATGGCGGATGTGATCATGGAAGGACTGGAAGAGTATGCACAGCTTGCGGCAGATGATATGAAAAAAGCAGTGAAGAAGGCAGGGGCACAGGCAAGGAAGGATATCCAGGAGAATGCCCCTGTGAAGACCGGTGCCTATGCAAAGAGCTGGGCGGCGAAGACCACGAAGGAAACTGCCAATGCAATGGAGATCGTGGTGTATTCCAGGAACAGGTACCAGCTGGCCCATCTGCTGGAGTTCGGCCATGCATTGAGAAAAGGCGGCAGGACAAGGGCGTTTCCCCATATTGCGCCTGCTGAGGAGAGGGCTGCGCAGACTCTGGAACGGGAAGTGGAGAAGGCACTGAGGTGA
- a CDS encoding phage head closure protein, whose translation MDIALMNEKVVFQKCSVVKDGIGNHRNEWTEDYCCFATIGGEGLASSREAEAAGTLVEDVGMTVTVRYCKKTAGIRSVTHRILFRDQVYDIVSVDHLNYKKKCLKFTCRKVRR comes from the coding sequence ATGGATATTGCATTGATGAATGAGAAAGTTGTTTTTCAGAAGTGTTCTGTTGTGAAGGATGGGATCGGAAATCACAGGAATGAGTGGACAGAGGATTACTGCTGTTTTGCAACAATAGGCGGTGAGGGGCTTGCCAGTTCCAGGGAGGCGGAAGCTGCAGGGACTTTGGTGGAGGATGTGGGAATGACTGTGACGGTGCGGTACTGTAAAAAGACTGCAGGCATCCGGTCTGTTACCCACAGGATCCTGTTTCGTGATCAGGTGTATGACATTGTGAGTGTGGATCATCTGAATTATAAGAAGAAGTGTCTGAAATTTACATGCAGGAAGGTCCGGAGGTGA
- a CDS encoding head-tail connector protein, producing the protein MIVTVKEMKNYLRVDFDDDDVLLSDLIEQGQQICMDVARITDEDEFEDLQGTKIAVQYAAAYLYEHREEADHHQLVLDLRSLLFGVRKPGF; encoded by the coding sequence GTGATTGTGACAGTAAAGGAAATGAAGAATTACCTGCGGGTGGATTTTGACGATGATGATGTGCTGCTTTCTGATCTGATCGAGCAGGGGCAACAGATCTGCATGGACGTGGCAAGGATCACGGATGAGGATGAGTTTGAAGATCTGCAGGGGACAAAGATTGCCGTGCAGTATGCGGCTGCGTATCTGTATGAACACAGGGAGGAAGCGGATCACCATCAACTGGTGCTGGATCTGAGGAGCCTGTTGTTTGGAGTGAGGAAACCGGGATTCTGA
- a CDS encoding leucine-rich repeat domain-containing protein, whose amino-acid sequence MANVLVEEETLTAIADAVRARGGTSALMKPGEIPDAVSRIPSGESTADMSMPVRFFDYEGTLSLEELAGLERLPDLPFHEGLVCTGWNWTLEDLKKTNREMNVAAQYVTDDGATRFYVTLDEDMLEPQVSFGQSFSNGVKVDWGDGSELETAEGWNYNRITLTHRYQKAGEYVLRFLPQEDNMVMFMGSYSEGSYVFTAGKKSKEENMKYLSAVRKIEVGRNVKELASYCFCCFSRLEMVTLEKTDGLFGNGIVKCCYGLKFLGIPGNMKAIPRYLCEQCISLKNVSVPNGIVTIPDNAFSECRSLEKITMPETVTSLGKFALNECLAMKELYLPGKVAAIEGSIFRKDWLLEGIRLTDGITEIPDNAFSGCYMLTELVIPAAVTAITKYAFENCKGMKRYYFLPVLPPKLSGATVFNGIPEDCKIYVPKGSLEAYQTANSWSNFASYMVEMEGDVP is encoded by the coding sequence ATGGCAAATGTGCTTGTGGAAGAAGAAACGCTGACTGCTATTGCAGATGCGGTGCGTGCCAGGGGAGGTACTTCTGCCCTGATGAAACCGGGGGAGATCCCGGATGCAGTAAGCAGGATCCCGTCAGGTGAAAGCACTGCGGATATGTCCATGCCGGTCCGGTTCTTTGATTATGAGGGAACCCTTTCCCTTGAGGAGCTTGCCGGGCTGGAACGTCTGCCGGATCTGCCGTTTCACGAAGGTCTGGTGTGTACGGGATGGAACTGGACGCTGGAGGATCTGAAAAAGACAAATAGGGAGATGAATGTAGCTGCCCAGTATGTCACGGATGACGGGGCCACAAGGTTTTATGTGACGCTGGATGAAGATATGCTGGAGCCGCAGGTTTCTTTTGGCCAGAGTTTTAGTAACGGTGTGAAGGTGGACTGGGGTGATGGAAGTGAACTGGAAACAGCAGAGGGATGGAATTATAACAGGATTACCCTGACACACCGGTACCAGAAAGCAGGGGAGTATGTGCTTCGGTTTCTGCCGCAGGAAGACAATATGGTTATGTTTATGGGAAGTTACAGCGAGGGGTCTTATGTTTTTACAGCAGGAAAGAAAAGTAAAGAGGAAAACATGAAGTATCTGTCAGCAGTGAGGAAAATTGAAGTAGGAAGGAATGTGAAAGAACTGGCTTCCTACTGTTTCTGCTGTTTTTCGAGACTGGAGATGGTCACACTGGAAAAAACAGACGGCCTGTTTGGAAATGGGATTGTAAAGTGCTGTTATGGCCTGAAATTTTTGGGGATTCCGGGCAATATGAAAGCAATTCCAAGATATTTGTGCGAGCAGTGCATAAGCCTGAAAAATGTATCTGTTCCGAACGGAATAGTCACAATCCCTGATAATGCATTTTCGGAATGTCGTTCTCTGGAAAAAATCACTATGCCGGAGACAGTCACATCGCTTGGAAAATTTGCCCTGAATGAGTGTCTGGCCATGAAAGAACTGTATCTTCCAGGGAAAGTAGCTGCTATTGAGGGCAGCATATTCAGAAAAGACTGGCTTCTGGAAGGAATCCGGCTTACAGATGGCATAACGGAAATTCCGGATAATGCTTTTTCAGGATGTTATATGCTGACAGAACTGGTAATTCCTGCGGCTGTGACGGCAATCACCAAGTATGCATTTGAGAACTGTAAAGGAATGAAACGGTACTATTTTCTGCCGGTTTTACCGCCGAAGCTTTCCGGGGCAACTGTATTCAATGGGATTCCGGAGGATTGTAAGATCTATGTGCCGAAAGGAAGCCTGGAGGCTTATCAGACGGCGAATAGCTGGAGTAATTTTGCTTCCTATATGGTGGAAATGGAAGGTGATGTTCCGTGA
- a CDS encoding phage major capsid protein, which produces MTIQELMEKRAKVWEAAKNFVDTHENENGVLFAEDSATYERMEAEIEDLTKAIDRHRKAEEMEKNLNQPVNQPLTGKPYAGGQGEQKTGRASDEYRRAMLNALRSNFRQVSNTLQEGVDADGGYLVPEEYDRRLVDVLNEENIMRRLATRIVTSGEHKINIAATKPAASWIEEGGALTFGDATFDQKILDAHKLHVAIKVTEELLYDNAFNLENYIIVQFGKALANAEEDAFLNGNGTGKPTGIFDGTGGGHLLNTLAAALKSDDMLDLVYGLKRPYRKNASFIMNDATLPSLRKLKDNNGAYIWQPAYQAGEPDRILGYKVETSAYAPKDGIAFGDYSYYNIGDRGNRSFKQLNELFAGNGMIGFVAKERVDGKLVLPEAVQIMKLKAD; this is translated from the coding sequence ATGACGATTCAGGAATTAATGGAGAAAAGAGCAAAGGTTTGGGAAGCTGCAAAGAATTTTGTGGATACCCATGAGAATGAAAATGGTGTTCTGTTTGCGGAGGACAGTGCAACCTATGAGAGGATGGAAGCGGAGATTGAGGATCTGACAAAGGCAATTGACCGCCATCGTAAGGCTGAGGAAATGGAAAAGAACCTGAACCAGCCGGTAAACCAGCCGCTGACCGGGAAGCCTTATGCAGGCGGTCAGGGCGAGCAGAAGACAGGACGTGCTTCCGATGAATACCGCAGGGCAATGCTGAATGCACTGAGAAGCAACTTCCGACAGGTTTCCAATACCCTTCAGGAGGGTGTGGATGCTGACGGCGGTTATCTGGTTCCGGAGGAGTATGACAGAAGACTGGTTGATGTCCTGAATGAAGAGAATATCATGCGCCGTCTTGCTACAAGAATCGTGACTTCCGGGGAACACAAGATCAATATTGCGGCTACCAAGCCTGCAGCAAGCTGGATCGAGGAAGGCGGGGCGCTGACTTTCGGGGATGCGACCTTTGACCAGAAGATCCTGGATGCACATAAGCTTCATGTGGCGATCAAGGTAACGGAGGAACTGCTTTACGACAATGCCTTTAATCTGGAAAATTACATTATTGTCCAGTTTGGAAAGGCACTTGCCAATGCGGAAGAGGATGCCTTCCTGAACGGAAACGGAACAGGGAAGCCGACCGGTATTTTTGACGGAACGGGCGGCGGGCATCTGCTGAATACACTGGCTGCAGCTTTGAAATCAGATGACATGCTGGATCTGGTGTATGGCCTGAAACGTCCGTACCGTAAAAATGCGTCCTTTATCATGAATGATGCAACACTGCCTTCCCTTAGAAAGCTGAAGGATAATAACGGTGCTTATATCTGGCAGCCGGCTTACCAGGCAGGGGAACCAGACAGGATTCTGGGTTACAAGGTGGAGACTTCTGCCTATGCACCGAAGGACGGCATCGCTTTTGGGGATTACAGCTATTACAACATTGGGGACCGTGGAAACAGATCCTTTAAGCAGCTGAATGAACTGTTTGCAGGCAACGGAATGATCGGTTTTGTTGCAAAGGAACGTGTGGACGGAAAACTGGTTCTTCCGGAAGCAGTGCAGATCATGAAACTGAAAGCTGACTAA
- a CDS encoding phage portal protein: MKLFGKLFRGRDAPSNSTAGSGYGFFMGSTASGKRVNARSAMQMTAVYSCVRILSEAVAGLPLQFYRYNDNGGKEKAVDHPLYFLLHDEPNPEMTSFVFRETLMTHLLLWGNAYSQIIRNGKGEIVALYPLMPDRMTVDRDEHGRLYYEYLVYNGDDVDGRTGTDPKANGKIVRLHPADVLHIPGLGFDGLVGYSPIAMAKNAIGLAIAAEEYGSKFYANGAAPSGVLEHPGTLKDPGRVRESWQSTFGGSSNANKVAVLEEGMKYTPISIAPNEAQFLETRKFQIDEIARIFRVPPHMVGDLDKSSFSNIEQQSLEFVKYTLNPWVSRWEQAMVRALLSAEEKKKYFFKFNVDGLLRGDYQSRMTGYATARQNGWMSANDIRELENMDRIPEELGGDLYLINGNMTLLGSPRSYETPGGERRSIGMDELHCLQGSEENGDCDDEGCRTVWRSRWKGEGSQ, translated from the coding sequence ATGAAGTTGTTTGGGAAGCTGTTTCGGGGAAGGGATGCTCCTTCTAACAGCACGGCTGGAAGCGGGTATGGATTCTTTATGGGGAGTACGGCTTCCGGGAAGAGAGTGAATGCACGGAGTGCCATGCAGATGACGGCAGTGTATTCCTGTGTGAGGATTCTTTCGGAGGCGGTGGCGGGTCTGCCGTTGCAGTTTTACAGGTATAACGATAACGGAGGTAAGGAAAAGGCAGTGGATCACCCGCTTTATTTTCTGCTGCATGATGAGCCGAATCCGGAGATGACTTCCTTTGTGTTCCGGGAGACTCTGATGACGCACCTGCTTTTATGGGGGAATGCTTACAGTCAGATCATCAGGAACGGAAAGGGTGAGATTGTTGCACTTTATCCGCTGATGCCTGACCGGATGACGGTGGACAGGGATGAGCATGGCAGACTTTATTATGAATACCTGGTTTATAACGGGGATGATGTGGACGGCAGGACCGGCACGGATCCGAAAGCAAACGGGAAGATTGTGCGCCTGCATCCGGCGGATGTGCTGCATATTCCGGGGCTTGGGTTTGACGGGCTGGTTGGATATTCACCTATTGCCATGGCGAAGAATGCGATCGGGCTTGCCATTGCCGCTGAGGAGTATGGAAGCAAGTTTTATGCCAACGGTGCTGCTCCGTCAGGAGTGCTGGAGCATCCGGGAACTCTGAAGGATCCGGGCAGGGTGCGTGAGAGCTGGCAGTCCACTTTCGGGGGAAGCAGCAATGCCAATAAGGTTGCTGTCCTGGAAGAGGGGATGAAGTACACGCCGATTTCCATTGCACCGAATGAGGCACAGTTTCTGGAAACAAGGAAGTTTCAGATTGATGAGATTGCCAGGATTTTCAGGGTGCCGCCGCATATGGTGGGGGATCTGGACAAGTCCAGTTTCAGCAACATTGAGCAGCAGTCTCTGGAGTTTGTGAAGTATACGCTGAATCCCTGGGTGAGTCGGTGGGAACAGGCAATGGTCAGGGCCCTGCTGTCTGCGGAGGAAAAGAAGAAGTATTTCTTTAAGTTTAACGTGGACGGGCTGCTCAGGGGAGATTACCAGTCAAGGATGACGGGTTATGCTACGGCAAGGCAGAACGGATGGATGAGTGCCAATGATATCCGGGAGCTGGAAAATATGGACCGAATCCCAGAGGAGCTTGGCGGTGATCTGTATCTGATCAATGGAAATATGACGCTTCTGGGGTCCCCACGGAGTTATGAAACTCCGGGGGGGGAGAGGAGAAGCATCGGAATGGATGAGCTTCACTGCCTGCAGGGAAGCGAAGAAAATGGAGATTGTGACGACGAAGGATGCCGGACTGTTTGGCGGAGCCGGTGGAAAGGAGAAGGGAGCCAGTGA